In one window of Erigeron canadensis isolate Cc75 unplaced genomic scaffold, C_canadensis_v1 Conyza_canadensis_unscaffolded:19, whole genome shotgun sequence DNA:
- the LOC122584271 gene encoding pyruvate kinase 2, cytosolic-like, with amino-acid sequence MHSNHLLLEEPIRMASILEPSKASFFPAMTKIVGTLGPRSRSVDVISGCLKAGMSVARFDFSWGDEEYHQDTLENLKAAIKTTKKLCAVMLDTVGAEMQVVNKSEKAISLQQDDVVILTPDEGQEATSQVLPINFAGLAKVRCSLV; translated from the exons ATGCATTCGAATCATCTGCTTCTAGAAGAACCCATCAGGATGGCTTCTATCCTTGAGCCATCTAAAGCT AGTTTTTTTCCGGCGATGACGAAAATAGTTGGCACTTTAGGTCCTCGCTCTCGATCTGTTGACGTCATCTCCGGTTGTCTTAAAGCTGGCATGTCTG TTGCCAGGTTTGATTTTTCATGGGGAGACGAGGAGTATCACCAAGATACGTTAGAGAATCTCAAGGCTGCTATTAAGACCACTAAGAAGCTCTGTGCT GTAATGCTGGATACTGTTGGTGCCGAGATGCAGGTTGTGAATAAAAGTGAAAAGGCCATTTCGCTTCAACAAGATGATGTCGTCATTCTCACCCCTGATGAGGGTCAGGAGGCTACTTCTCAAGTACTACCGATCAACTTTGCCGGGCTTGCCAAGGTCAG
- the LOC122584270 gene encoding protein PHYLLO, chloroplastic-like, with translation MFYLKDVQQVNHFGSFVRHFFSLTVPTDIISARMVLTTFDSAVYHATSSPCVPVHINCPFREPLESTPKEWRQSCLKGLEIFITPKECNFFTRKCLILELKCGYWRVRGALLALDIMSNFPGFRLILRFLHNVAQACLIY, from the exons ATGTTTTACCTTAAAGATGTCCAGCAg GTGAACCATTTTGGCTCATTTGTGAGGCACTTTTTCAGCCTTACTGTACCCACAGACATTATTTCTGCTAGGATGGTTCTTACCACATTTGACTCTGCTGTATATCATGCAACTTCTTCACCATGTGTGCCGGTTCATATCAATTGCCCTTTTCGGGAACCTCTAGAAAGTACACCAAAAGAATGGAGGCAAAGCTGTTTAAAAGGATTAGAGATTTTCATAACACCAAAAGAATGCAACTTCTTCACCAGAAAATGCTTGATTCTGGAACTTAAGTGTGGATATTGGAGG GTTAGAGGTGCATTATTAGCACTTGATATAATGAGCAATTTCCCAGGCTTCCGGCTGATTTTGAGGTTTCTGCACAACGTAGCTCAGGCATGTTTGATTTACTAG